The following coding sequences are from one Lipingzhangella halophila window:
- the sucD gene encoding succinate--CoA ligase subunit alpha, with protein sequence MAIFLTKDSKVLVQGMTGSEGTKHTRRMLASGTEIVGGVNPRKAGQDVDFDGTAVPVFGSVAEGMERTGADVSVIFVPPQATKAAVVEAVDAGIGLAVVITEGVPVHDTARFWAYASAKGNVTRIVGPNCPGVISPGQSNAGIIPGDITKPGRIGLVSKSGTLTYQMMYELRDIGFSTCVGIGGDPIIGSTHIDALAAFEADPDTDAIVMIGEIGGDAEERAAEFVKANVTKPVVGYVAGFTAPEGKTMGHAGAIVSGSSGTADAKKEALEAAGVRVGKTPSETAKLMRAQF encoded by the coding sequence ATGGCAATTTTTCTGACCAAGGACAGCAAGGTGCTGGTCCAGGGTATGACCGGCTCCGAAGGCACCAAGCACACCCGCCGGATGCTGGCGTCCGGCACGGAGATCGTCGGCGGCGTGAACCCGCGCAAGGCCGGCCAGGACGTCGACTTCGACGGTACCGCCGTCCCCGTGTTCGGGTCCGTGGCCGAGGGAATGGAGCGCACGGGCGCTGACGTGTCGGTCATCTTCGTTCCGCCGCAGGCGACGAAGGCGGCGGTGGTTGAGGCGGTTGATGCGGGGATCGGGCTGGCGGTGGTGATCACCGAGGGGGTCCCGGTGCATGACACGGCGCGGTTCTGGGCGTATGCGAGCGCGAAGGGCAATGTGACGCGCATTGTGGGGCCGAACTGTCCGGGGGTGATCTCGCCGGGGCAGTCGAACGCGGGGATCATTCCGGGGGATATCACCAAGCCGGGGCGGATCGGGTTGGTGTCGAAGTCGGGCACGTTGACGTATCAGATGATGTATGAGTTGCGGGATATCGGGTTCTCCACGTGTGTGGGTATTGGGGGGGATCCGATTATCGGGTCGACGCATATTGATGCGTTGGCGGCGTTCGAGGCGGATCCGGATACCGATGCGATCGTGATGATCGGGGAGATCGGTGGGGATGCTGAGGAGCGTGCGGCGGAGTTCGTCAAGGCGAATGTGACCAAGCCGGTGGTGGGCTACGTGGCCGGGTTCACCGCTCCGGAGGGCAAGACCATGGGCCATGCTGGGGCGATCGTCTCCGGCTCCTCCGGCACCGCCGACGCCAAGAAGGAGGCCCTGGAGGCTGCCGGCGTCCGAGTGGGCAAGACTCCCAGCGAGACCGCGAAGCTCATGCGGGCGCAGTTCTAG
- a CDS encoding cobalamin B12-binding domain-containing protein, with product MGTSSAVRVVIAKPGLDGHDRGVKVVARALRDAGVEVIYAGLRQTPEMVVHAALQEDADAIGLSVLSGAHMTLFGRVLELLAENDATDVTVFGGGIIPDEDIPELERMGVAKIFTPGATTSEITEWVRANIGTVRAAG from the coding sequence ATGGGAACGTCCTCAGCAGTGCGGGTCGTCATCGCCAAACCGGGCCTCGACGGCCACGATCGCGGCGTCAAGGTCGTCGCCCGCGCATTGCGCGACGCCGGAGTGGAGGTCATCTACGCGGGCCTACGCCAAACTCCGGAGATGGTCGTGCACGCCGCCCTGCAGGAGGACGCCGACGCCATCGGGCTGTCGGTTCTCTCTGGCGCGCACATGACACTGTTCGGCCGGGTGCTGGAGCTGCTGGCGGAGAACGACGCCACCGACGTCACCGTGTTCGGCGGCGGCATCATCCCCGACGAGGACATCCCCGAGCTGGAACGCATGGGTGTGGCCAAGATCTTCACCCCGGGCGCGACCACTTCGGAGATCACCGAATGGGTGCGCGCCAACATCGGCACGGTGCGCGCGGCGGGATAG
- the sucC gene encoding ADP-forming succinate--CoA ligase subunit beta — protein MDLFEYQAKELFAEYGVPVPRGKVARTPEEARAVADEFAAAGTSRVVVKAQVKTGGRGKAGGVKLADGAAEAQAVASEILGMDIKGHTVHRVLVEEASDIAEEYYFSFLLDRAKRTFLAICSAEGGVEIEEVAATNPDAVAQVEVDALKGAPEDVAADIVARGKLPEAAARGAVEVVTKLWDCFVGKDAQLAEVNPLILTGDGRVVALDGKVTLDENAEFRQDLESLTFAAEGDPLEVKAKEKGLNYVKLDGQVGIIGNGAGLVMSTLDVVAYAGEAHGNVKPANFLDIGGGASAEVMANGLEIVLGDSDVKSVFVNVFGGITACDAVANGIVSALEMLESRGDDVSKPLVVRLDGNNAELGRKILNDRNHPAVRQLETMDGAAAQAAELAAK, from the coding sequence GTGGACCTGTTCGAATACCAGGCGAAGGAACTCTTCGCGGAGTACGGGGTCCCGGTACCCCGAGGGAAAGTGGCGAGGACGCCCGAAGAGGCGCGTGCCGTCGCCGACGAGTTCGCGGCGGCGGGTACGTCTCGCGTGGTCGTCAAAGCACAGGTCAAGACGGGTGGCCGCGGTAAGGCCGGCGGCGTCAAGCTGGCCGACGGCGCCGCCGAGGCGCAGGCCGTTGCCTCCGAGATCCTGGGCATGGACATCAAGGGCCACACGGTCCACCGCGTCCTGGTCGAAGAGGCCAGTGACATCGCCGAGGAGTACTACTTCTCGTTCCTGCTGGACCGGGCGAAGCGGACCTTCCTGGCGATCTGTTCGGCCGAGGGCGGTGTCGAGATCGAGGAGGTCGCCGCCACCAACCCCGACGCCGTCGCGCAGGTCGAGGTCGACGCGCTGAAGGGCGCGCCGGAAGACGTCGCCGCCGACATCGTGGCCAGGGGCAAGCTGCCCGAGGCGGCCGCGCGCGGCGCGGTCGAGGTCGTGACGAAGCTGTGGGACTGCTTCGTTGGCAAGGACGCCCAGTTGGCCGAGGTCAACCCGCTCATCCTGACCGGGGACGGCCGGGTTGTGGCGCTCGACGGCAAGGTCACGCTCGACGAGAACGCCGAGTTCCGGCAGGACCTGGAGTCCCTCACCTTCGCCGCCGAGGGCGACCCCCTCGAGGTGAAGGCCAAGGAGAAGGGCCTCAACTACGTCAAGCTCGACGGGCAGGTCGGCATCATCGGCAACGGCGCGGGACTCGTCATGTCCACGCTGGACGTGGTCGCCTACGCGGGCGAGGCGCACGGCAACGTGAAGCCGGCGAACTTCCTGGACATCGGGGGCGGCGCCTCGGCCGAGGTCATGGCGAACGGCCTGGAGATCGTCCTGGGCGACTCCGACGTCAAGAGCGTCTTCGTGAACGTCTTCGGCGGGATCACCGCCTGCGACGCGGTCGCCAACGGCATCGTCAGCGCCCTTGAGATGCTTGAGTCGCGCGGCGACGACGTCAGCAAGCCCCTCGTGGTGCGCCTGGACGGGAACAACGCCGAACTGGGCCGCAAGATCCTGAACGACCGTAACCACCCGGCTGTGCGTCAGCTTGAGACCATGGACGGCGCTGCCGCTCAGGCCGCCGAACTGGCCGCGAAGTAA
- a CDS encoding cell division protein PerM: MSGVSAPTRPSRPRSRDDDHPPPRPQDDPTRSLYTAGGMAAASAAGIGVAVLMTFTVLGWVAAPHDTIGEDIADVFRTTVQAWLVGHLVGFAIPGGHVSLLPLGLLVLPGLLLFRSGRWLARNCGLTRPRQSFRAALALAGPYAAICGTLALVGQTDVVRPSMVQALVAGFVLAFIAGGLGVLRQVLKDGAISIRRLLRQMPARPRSLLVGTLSASGVLLLTGTALFGVALVAGFGDVVAITEELAPGVVGGALLIVGQLLYLPNAIIFGTSYAVGPGFAIGADTMVAPTGVAVGAVPLFPILGTLPDNGAAPAASLVFLAAPFLAGAVGGVLTQRSAPAAASEAAPLWGLGCGVTTGLLFAAFAALAGGPLGAERLAEVGPSPWQVGLVTMLEVGVAAAIAAWLANWRYYRRARLAVVAPTETGADDTEATELAAASAEDSLADPETVPGGADRTTRTAARRQSWRPRLSGLRRRRSGGEAEEDAADLFGISYEAAPAADVGPDAPGTPDDRD, from the coding sequence ATTAGCGGCGTGAGCGCGCCGACACGTCCATCCCGCCCCCGGTCCCGAGACGACGACCATCCCCCGCCCAGACCGCAGGACGACCCCACGCGTTCGCTGTACACCGCCGGCGGGATGGCCGCGGCCTCGGCGGCCGGGATCGGCGTCGCCGTCCTCATGACGTTCACCGTGCTCGGTTGGGTGGCCGCGCCGCACGACACGATCGGCGAGGACATCGCCGACGTCTTCCGCACGACAGTCCAGGCGTGGCTCGTCGGCCACCTGGTCGGCTTCGCGATCCCGGGTGGGCACGTCTCGCTGCTCCCATTGGGTCTGCTCGTGCTGCCGGGACTGCTGCTGTTCCGCTCGGGCCGGTGGCTGGCGCGGAACTGCGGGCTCACGCGGCCGCGCCAGTCGTTCCGTGCCGCGCTGGCGCTGGCCGGCCCGTACGCGGCCATCTGCGGCACGCTCGCGCTCGTGGGGCAGACCGACGTCGTCCGGCCCAGCATGGTGCAGGCGCTCGTCGCCGGCTTCGTGCTGGCGTTCATCGCGGGTGGGTTGGGTGTGCTCCGCCAAGTACTCAAGGACGGGGCGATCTCCATCCGGAGGCTGCTGCGCCAGATGCCCGCCCGTCCGCGGTCGCTGCTCGTCGGCACGCTCAGCGCCAGCGGTGTGCTGCTGCTTACGGGGACCGCGCTGTTCGGCGTGGCACTGGTCGCCGGGTTCGGCGACGTCGTCGCCATCACCGAGGAGCTGGCACCGGGGGTGGTCGGCGGCGCGCTGCTCATCGTCGGCCAGCTCCTCTATCTGCCCAACGCCATCATCTTCGGTACCTCCTACGCGGTCGGACCGGGGTTCGCCATTGGCGCCGACACCATGGTCGCGCCGACCGGTGTCGCGGTCGGCGCGGTGCCGCTCTTCCCGATACTGGGAACACTCCCGGACAACGGCGCGGCGCCGGCGGCCTCGCTCGTCTTCCTCGCCGCCCCCTTCCTCGCGGGCGCCGTCGGCGGGGTGCTCACCCAGCGCAGTGCGCCCGCGGCAGCCAGCGAGGCCGCACCGCTGTGGGGACTTGGCTGCGGGGTGACGACCGGCCTGTTGTTCGCGGCGTTCGCGGCGCTGGCCGGCGGCCCGCTGGGGGCCGAGCGGCTCGCGGAGGTCGGGCCCTCCCCATGGCAGGTAGGGCTGGTCACCATGCTGGAGGTGGGGGTCGCCGCGGCGATCGCGGCCTGGCTGGCCAACTGGCGCTACTACCGCCGCGCCCGCCTCGCCGTGGTCGCGCCGACCGAGACCGGTGCGGACGACACCGAGGCCACCGAGCTCGCCGCTGCCAGTGCCGAGGATTCGCTGGCAGACCCCGAGACGGTGCCCGGTGGCGCGGATCGGACCACTCGCACCGCGGCGCGGCGCCAGTCGTGGCGTCCTCGGCTGTCCGGGCTGCGCAGGCGGCGCTCCGGTGGGGAGGCCGAGGAGGACGCGGCGGACCTGTTCGGAATCAGCTACGAGGCCGCGCCCGCCGCCGACGTCGGGCCGGACGCTCCCGGCACTCCGGACGACCGGGACTGA
- a CDS encoding transposase → MGERTSRCTCSPATVSVIKERRGPYFASFVVEADAEPLPETADDVGIDLGRCHFAALSDGTKVSNPRFLRRAEKKLTKASGRCAARPRVGEPGQGPEQDRQGARAHLDLFWVRNHPRPGCHRVDHCARRWTETRQSAGSGELKRRAPAARSWRSPRSRGGRWGKTTTFSGVGAPARETGTSGRREAHRADSREAAGIPGSSPRRTSTGQIG, encoded by the coding sequence GTGGGGGAGCGCACCAGCAGGTGCACATGCTCGCCCGCTACGGTGAGTGTCATCAAGGAACGCCGCGGGCCGTATTTCGCCTCGTTCGTGGTTGAGGCCGACGCCGAACCGCTGCCGGAGACCGCAGATGATGTGGGCATCGATCTGGGGCGGTGCCACTTCGCGGCACTTTCCGACGGCACGAAGGTGTCCAACCCCCGGTTCCTACGCCGGGCCGAGAAGAAGCTGACGAAGGCCAGCGGGCGCTGTGCCGCAAGGCCAAGGGTCGGCGAACCGGGCCAAGGCCCGGAGCAGGATCGCCAAGGCGCACGTGCGCACCTGGACCTGTTCTGGGTGCGCAACCACCCACGACCGGGATGCCACCGCGTCGACCATTGTGCTCGCCGCTGGACGGAAACTCGCCAGAGCGCGGGAAGCGGAGAGTTGAAACGCCGGGCCCCCGCTGCGAGATCATGGCGAAGCCCTCGCAGTAGGGGCGGGAGGTGGGGTAAGACCACCACCTTTTCGGGAGTGGGGGCGCCGGCCCGTGAAACAGGAACCAGCGGACGCCGTGAGGCGCACCGCGCCGACAGCCGCGAGGCTGCGGGAATCCCCGGGTCCTCCCCACGGAGGACGTCAACGGGCCAGATAGGGTGA
- a CDS encoding crotonase/enoyl-CoA hydratase family protein yields the protein MPAVRVERAGPVSTVILSRPDVRNAVDGPTAAELASAFRAFDADPDASVAVLWGEGGAFCSGADLAALSTERRNRVDDDGDGPMGPTRLRLSKPVIAAVAGHAVAGGLELALWCDLRVAEESAVFGVFCRRWGVPLIDGGTVRLPRLIGQSQAMDMVLTGRAVGADEALRMGLANRVVPDGESRDAAGLLARQLASFPQTCLREDRASVLEQHGRDEQDALANEFRHGLTSLKEAGPGIARFQAGEGRGGHP from the coding sequence ATGCCCGCTGTCCGGGTCGAGCGTGCTGGTCCTGTCAGCACCGTGATCCTCTCCCGTCCCGATGTCCGCAACGCGGTCGACGGCCCCACGGCGGCGGAACTGGCGTCGGCCTTCCGCGCGTTCGACGCCGACCCCGACGCGTCAGTGGCGGTGCTGTGGGGTGAGGGAGGGGCGTTCTGCTCCGGAGCCGACCTCGCAGCGTTGTCGACCGAGCGGCGGAACCGGGTCGACGACGACGGCGACGGCCCGATGGGGCCGACCCGGCTGCGGTTGTCGAAGCCGGTGATCGCCGCTGTGGCTGGCCACGCGGTCGCCGGAGGGCTGGAACTCGCGCTCTGGTGCGACCTGCGTGTGGCTGAGGAGAGCGCCGTGTTCGGCGTGTTCTGCCGGCGTTGGGGCGTGCCCCTGATCGACGGCGGCACTGTCCGGCTGCCCCGGCTGATCGGCCAGAGCCAGGCCATGGACATGGTGCTGACGGGCCGGGCGGTGGGCGCCGACGAGGCACTGCGCATGGGGTTGGCCAACCGTGTGGTGCCAGACGGCGAGTCCCGGGACGCGGCCGGGCTGCTCGCCCGCCAGCTCGCGTCGTTTCCGCAGACCTGTCTGCGTGAGGACCGGGCCTCCGTTCTGGAACAACACGGCCGCGACGAGCAGGACGCGCTGGCCAACGAGTTCCGCCACGGTCTGACCTCCCTCAAGGAGGCCGGCCCCGGAATCGCCCGCTTCCAGGCGGGAGAGGGCCGGGGCGGCCACCCCTGA
- a CDS encoding DUF4190 domain-containing protein, protein MTKEPTEPRTEGQQPAVERGGLWGLLFAAAGLLLPPFGALLSIVGISQGRRARRAGRERDVPAPGAVMSMVLGWIGLGVSALMLAGYAVFWTEFSAYQECTTQAHTESSQTACDNTFREAVSERSGVPEDSIPILS, encoded by the coding sequence GTGACCAAGGAGCCCACCGAGCCGCGTACCGAGGGCCAGCAGCCCGCAGTGGAACGAGGCGGCCTGTGGGGACTCCTCTTCGCCGCCGCAGGGCTGCTCCTCCCACCGTTCGGGGCTCTCCTGTCCATCGTGGGCATCTCCCAGGGCCGACGCGCCCGCCGCGCCGGACGGGAGCGCGACGTACCAGCTCCGGGGGCGGTCATGAGCATGGTTCTGGGGTGGATCGGCCTCGGTGTCTCGGCCCTCATGCTCGCCGGCTACGCGGTGTTCTGGACCGAGTTCAGCGCTTACCAGGAGTGCACCACGCAGGCGCACACCGAGAGTTCGCAGACGGCCTGCGACAACACGTTCCGCGAAGCCGTTTCGGAGCGCTCCGGGGTGCCTGAGGACAGCATCCCGATACTGAGCTGA